Proteins from a single region of Fodinibius sp. Rm-B-1B1-1:
- a CDS encoding adenine phosphoribosyltransferase, protein MDGVKQQIIALLKKNIRNIPDFPKPGIQFKDITPLLQNPDTLELTSQVLARPFRKKNIDYVVGLESRGFLFGTNLAQDLHAGFIPIRKPGKLPAETVSATYALEYGEDTIEMHKDAFSKGDRILVHDDLIATGGSAKAATDLVQKLGGDVVGYSFIIALEALEGVNMLPDHIQKEVLLSL, encoded by the coding sequence ATGGACGGAGTTAAACAACAAATAATTGCACTGCTTAAAAAGAATATTCGCAACATACCTGATTTCCCCAAACCGGGTATTCAGTTTAAGGATATTACGCCACTACTTCAGAATCCGGATACTCTTGAGCTTACATCGCAAGTATTAGCTCGTCCATTTAGAAAAAAGAATATTGATTACGTCGTGGGATTGGAATCTCGTGGATTTTTATTTGGCACAAACCTGGCTCAAGATCTTCATGCTGGGTTTATTCCCATCAGAAAGCCGGGTAAATTACCGGCAGAGACTGTTTCGGCCACTTATGCGTTGGAGTATGGAGAGGATACTATAGAAATGCATAAAGATGCCTTCTCGAAAGGAGACCGGATTCTTGTTCATGATGATCTTATTGCTACTGGTGGTTCTGCTAAAGCGGCCACTGATTTGGTCCAAAAGTTAGGCGGAGATGTGGTGGGATATTCTTTTATTATTGCATTAGAGGCTCTTGAAGGCGTTAACATGTTACCGGATCACATTCAAAAAGAGGTTTTATTATCGTTATAA
- a CDS encoding 5'-nucleotidase, lipoprotein e(P4) family: protein MITFSTLKKQLPLFTFLILLFVAGCSSTSTLQHPTTSATLWVQNAAEYKALTTSVYQTATNNLSMALEDSYWTASPKQEDSSLRELPPAIILDVDETVLDNSPFQARMIKQNSSFNLQQWNAWVREANANAVPGAVEFTQQAAEQGVEIFYLTNREAKVEEATRKNLRELGFPLDEDEDRILSNHERENWTSAKTERRAHVAKNHRIIMLFGDDLNDFISAKGISQQQRDELVVANNNRWNRSWYILPNPVYGSWENALYNFDDSLSSAQKDSAKKARLNPKQN, encoded by the coding sequence ATGATCACCTTCTCTACCCTTAAAAAACAACTGCCATTATTCACTTTCCTCATACTATTGTTTGTTGCGGGATGTAGTAGCACATCCACCTTACAACATCCTACCACTTCGGCCACGCTTTGGGTTCAAAATGCTGCGGAGTACAAAGCTCTCACAACGTCCGTGTATCAAACAGCAACTAACAACCTTTCGATGGCTCTTGAGGATTCCTACTGGACCGCCTCCCCCAAGCAAGAGGACTCTTCACTCAGAGAATTGCCTCCGGCTATCATTTTAGATGTGGATGAAACCGTGCTCGATAACTCCCCTTTCCAGGCTCGCATGATTAAACAAAACAGTAGTTTTAATTTACAGCAATGGAATGCATGGGTTAGGGAAGCCAACGCTAATGCCGTTCCCGGAGCTGTAGAATTCACCCAACAGGCAGCTGAACAGGGCGTTGAAATTTTCTATCTCACCAACCGCGAAGCTAAAGTTGAAGAAGCTACCCGTAAGAACCTTCGAGAGTTGGGCTTTCCACTTGATGAGGATGAAGATCGCATCCTAAGTAACCATGAACGCGAAAATTGGACCTCAGCAAAAACAGAACGCCGGGCCCATGTGGCTAAAAACCATCGTATTATCATGCTTTTCGGCGATGACCTGAATGACTTTATTTCGGCAAAAGGAATCTCACAACAGCAGCGAGATGAGTTAGTAGTTGCAAATAACAACCGGTGGAACCGATCCTGGTATATCCTTCCCAATCCCGTATATGGCTCGTGGGAAAATGCACTCTATAATTTTGATGATTCCCTTTCTTCTGCACAAAAAGACAGTGCCAAAAAAGCACGCTTAAATCCTAAGCAAAATTGA
- a CDS encoding site-specific integrase, giving the protein MAKSILLSKIRTEIRRRGMNYRAEQTYIGWITRFIYFHNLTHPNKMGEKEVVDFLNHLVNQRELPDSIQNQAQESLQFLYKYVLGSPLPKLKGVVKGEAPYKDWSDSGYQEHQISAT; this is encoded by the coding sequence ATGGCAAAATCGATACTATTGAGTAAGATCCGAACAGAAATCAGAAGACGAGGAATGAATTATCGGGCCGAGCAGACGTATATCGGTTGGATTACCCGGTTTATCTACTTTCATAACTTGACCCATCCCAATAAGATGGGAGAAAAAGAGGTCGTTGATTTTTTAAATCACTTGGTCAATCAGAGAGAGCTCCCCGATTCGATCCAAAATCAAGCCCAAGAATCACTACAGTTTTTATATAAATATGTTCTGGGGTCGCCTTTGCCCAAATTGAAAGGCGTTGTAAAAGGGGAGGCGCCCTACAAAGATTGGTCCGATAGTGGGTATCAAGAACACCAAATTTCTGCTACATAA
- a CDS encoding ATP-dependent zinc protease, with translation MAAKRKELKIIGRLELIDFPQWDLYDIDAKIDTGAYTSSLHCHHIKSVEKEDGEYVRFNLLDPSHETYNEKLFELPIHRKKVVKSSNGQKEERFVVKTKVQLFDRLLTAELSLTDRSEMRYPVLVGRKLISGRFLVDASKKYITKKETQEHS, from the coding sequence ATGGCTGCTAAAAGAAAGGAGTTGAAAATAATTGGCAGGTTAGAGCTAATCGATTTTCCCCAGTGGGATTTATATGATATCGATGCCAAGATTGATACGGGAGCGTATACTTCAAGTTTGCATTGTCATCATATAAAATCTGTTGAAAAAGAGGATGGGGAATATGTGCGGTTTAATTTGCTGGATCCATCGCATGAAACCTATAACGAAAAGCTTTTTGAGCTGCCCATCCACCGAAAAAAGGTGGTTAAAAGTTCCAATGGACAAAAAGAAGAACGCTTTGTTGTTAAAACGAAAGTTCAACTTTTTGATCGCTTATTGACGGCTGAACTGTCGCTGACCGATCGCTCTGAAATGCGGTATCCGGTGTTGGTGGGACGAAAATTGATTAGCGGTCGTTTTTTGGTTGATGCATCCAAGAAATACATAACGAAAAAAGAAACGCAAGAACATAGCTAA
- the tadA gene encoding tRNA adenosine(34) deaminase TadA, protein MNSDISGAQKHLKFMHQAYLLAEQAYEEKEVPVGAVVVKDDHIIGKGYNQSERLNDPTAHAEMLAISAACSTLGEKYLQDCTLYVTLEPCPMCAGALVWSKLDRVVIGTWDTRAGSCGSLFNIASNNKLNHQVEILQGFMERDCEGILRQFFQERRSEGNGQA, encoded by the coding sequence ATGAACTCTGATATTTCAGGTGCCCAAAAACATCTCAAGTTTATGCACCAGGCTTACTTGCTGGCCGAACAGGCGTATGAAGAGAAAGAAGTGCCTGTAGGCGCTGTCGTGGTTAAAGATGATCACATTATCGGTAAGGGGTATAATCAATCAGAACGCCTTAACGATCCTACCGCCCACGCAGAAATGTTGGCCATATCCGCAGCATGCTCAACACTTGGGGAAAAGTATTTACAAGATTGTACGCTCTATGTTACCCTTGAGCCCTGCCCTATGTGCGCTGGAGCACTTGTATGGTCAAAATTAGATCGCGTTGTTATTGGTACGTGGGATACAAGAGCCGGCAGTTGTGGCAGTCTTTTCAATATTGCTTCCAATAATAAACTAAACCATCAGGTAGAAATATTACAGGGATTTATGGAACGGGATTGCGAAGGAATTTTAAGACAATTTTTCCAAGAGCGTAGATCGGAAGGAAATGGTCAAGCCTAA